CTACTTGTGTCGATTGTATCTTTATTCAAGCAGGTCGATTTGTAAGGTTCCAATATCAGAGATTTAATCTACTTATTTACAAAATATTCAGCCCGAATAGATCTTTAACCTCCAACAGCACTGATTCAGTTCTCTCTTTCGAGACCTGAGTGCCTTTACGTAAGATATCGATGAGCTGTGCTTTGTCATCTAACAGCTCAGCTCTTCTTTCGCGGATTGGACGCAACATATCTTGCAGGCACTCTTCCAGTACTTTCTTCGTCTGACCATCGCCTAATCCACCTCTTCGGTAGTGCTCTTTTAGTTCACTGATATAGTTAACGTCAGTATGAAAAGCATCAAGATAAGTGAACACTATATTCCCCTCGACTTTGCCAGGATCTTCAATTCTTAGATGAGTTGGATCGGTATACATAGATTTCACAGCCACCCGAATCTCTTTCTCTGTTGCACCTAAATTAATGGCGTTGCCCATTGATTTAGACATCTTGCTTTTGCCGTCGGTGCTCGGAAGACGAGAGGCATTACTAAGCAGAGGTTTACACTCATTTAAGATTGGCTTACCCGCGAGTGAGTTTACTTTTCTCACGATCTCATTGGTCTGTTCTAGCATTGGCAATTGATCGTCACCA
This genomic window from Vibrio toranzoniae contains:
- the trpS gene encoding tryptophan--tRNA ligase; translated protein: MKTPQNTNKSEIILTGDRATGPLHLGHYVGSLQQRISLQHIHDQTILVADMQGLTDNAHNPAKVSSNILNVVADYLAVGIDPTKTTICLQSHLSALAELTMFYSNLVSIARLERNPTVKSEIHNKEFGRSIPAGFLTYPISQAADITAFNATLIPVGDDQLPMLEQTNEIVRKVNSLAGKPILNECKPLLSNASRLPSTDGKSKMSKSMGNAINLGATEKEIRVAVKSMYTDPTHLRIEDPGKVEGNIVFTYLDAFHTDVNYISELKEHYRRGGLGDGQTKKVLEECLQDMLRPIRERRAELLDDKAQLIDILRKGTQVSKERTESVLLEVKDLFGLNIL